From Mycobacterium colombiense CECT 3035:
CTGACCAGGTGGTTCTCGACGCGCTCGGGGTGGAGGCGCTGCCCGCCGAGCTGACCGCGACGGCGGCCGGCGACGGCTTCGTGCGGCGGATGCCGAGCACCCCGGGTGGCCCGGTCGAGCTCGACCTGCTGGTTCCGCGCACCGCGGCCGCGGACTGGCGACATCGCCTGGCGCAGGCCGGCGTGCGGCCCGGCGGGGTGTGGGCCTACGAGGCCCACCGCGTCGCGGCGGTGCGACCCCGCCTGGGCGTCGACACCGATGAGCGCACGATCCCGCACGAGGTGGGATGGATCGGTGGCCCCGCTGAAGGCGCCGTCCACCTGGACAAGGGCTGTTATCGCGGGCAGGAGACCGTCGCGCGGGTGCACAACCTGGGCAGGCCGCCCCGGATGCTGGTGCTGCTGCACCTCGACGGGTCGGTGGACCGGCCGTCGACCGGTGACCCGGTGCAGGCCGGCGGCCGCACGGTCGGCCGCCTCGGCACCGTCGCCGACCACGTGGATCTCGGGCCGATAGCGCTGGCGCTGCTGAAGCGCGGGCTGCCTGCCGACACCGAATTGGGGACCGGAGCGGAGGCCTCGGTGGCCGCGGTCATCGACGCCGATTCCCTGCCTGCAACCGAACAGATCGGCGCCGGGCGGTTAGCTGTTGAACGGTTGCGGGGCGGTGCGGGATAATGAACGGTAACGTCCGCCACAGCAAGCAGGGGGCGCCAACGTCCGGTGGCGGGGCACGGTAAACTGTCGGCAGGACAATACGACACCAGGAGATCGGAGCCGCCTACTCGTTAGGCCGCTCCGTTATTGCGCGAGGGGGTTCCCCCATGGGCCGCGGCCGGGCTAAGGCAAAGCAGACCAAGGTTGCTCGAGAACTCAAATACAGTTCTCCGCAGACCGACTTCCAGCGGCTTCAGCAAGAGCTGTCCGGAACGGGCTCGGACGAGTCCAACGAACTGGACAGCGACGGGTCCGACGAATCCTGGGACGACCAGGACAGCTGGCGGCGGTAGAGCCAACGCCCCGGCGCCGATGCGTAGCGCACCGGCGCCGCGCTAGTTGTACCGGAGTCCGCACTCCCTAGAATCTCGGGTGCTGGCCGACCATCTTGGCCCGGGGGCCCTCTTTCCCGCCTTTGCCGACGGTGCCCAGCACCCAGCAGTCCAAGTGCCGGGCGGTCAGGATCGCCAAGGCGCGGTCGGT
This genomic window contains:
- the ygfZ gene encoding CAF17-like 4Fe-4S cluster assembly/insertion protein YgfZ, with the protein product MSHPVPAPETGPDAGAVWHYGDPLGEQRAAATEAILVDRSHRGVLTLTGNDRQTWLHSISTQFVSDLPDGASTQNLSLDGQGRVEDHWIQTELAGTTYLDTEPWRAEPLLQYLRKMVFWSEVTAASADLAVLSLLGPKLADQVVLDALGVEALPAELTATAAGDGFVRRMPSTPGGPVELDLLVPRTAAADWRHRLAQAGVRPGGVWAYEAHRVAAVRPRLGVDTDERTIPHEVGWIGGPAEGAVHLDKGCYRGQETVARVHNLGRPPRMLVLLHLDGSVDRPSTGDPVQAGGRTVGRLGTVADHVDLGPIALALLKRGLPADTELGTGAEASVAAVIDADSLPATEQIGAGRLAVERLRGGAG
- a CDS encoding DUF3073 domain-containing protein, which gives rise to MGRGRAKAKQTKVARELKYSSPQTDFQRLQQELSGTGSDESNELDSDGSDESWDDQDSWRR